One Nicotiana tomentosiformis chromosome 1, ASM39032v3, whole genome shotgun sequence genomic window, aaAAGTTGCTCAAAACCTTCGATTGCACAAAGTCAAACAGAGATAAATAGATAACATAATTGCTTACCTTTCTAAATATATAGAAATAAACAATTATGTACAATACAGTACCATAATTTTCCGGTGAATTGTTAAGCCACTGATCATATTCGTAATCAATTCAACATGCGTATGTTGCGTAATAAAATTACTACCACTTCCATTTAAGTTCAGTAATCTGAAAAAAGAAATCATGTGGACCACCCTTTCTTATAACGTCAAAAGATGTTAAGTATaaacaaacaaaacaaaaaattgaaaaatcgcaAGCTAGATTTGACAATTTACTGCATCTTTTCTTGTTGCGTTGGCGACAAACTTGTGGTGTTTTAGCCACATAAGGTTAGATGTTCCAGAATAGTTGCAAGATAATAGTACTACTAACCTATAtaccaaaagaaaaaaagttaTCTGAATGGACTTTCAGATTCTGAAATTCTCAACATTTGCTCCTTCAAAAGCTCTGATTTTCAACCCCAGGTTCCAACCGAAAAAAGTAGTCCACATTCATGGCCTGTCCAATACCCAATTCAGAGTTGTAGCAATGGCTGGAGCAGGGTCCGTTCAGAAGTCAGAGGAGGAGTGGCGTGCCATTCTCTCCCCTGAGCAATTCCGGATTCTGAGGCAGAAAGGCACAGAGTATGCTGCTGTATAATCTCCCTTTCTTCTACCTTCTATTGcgtatattattttaatttatatatgtGATACCAATTAGTTGGGATTAAAACTTAGTTTTTGCTGCAATATTAGGCTCGTTGTTTTGTATAGGAGTCTTTCTTTTCTGGTTAGACATTTGCTTGTCTGTGACATTTAGGGAACTCCAGTTTTGGAGATCTTATAACTTTATTTTAATAGTCAAATTATGTAGTATTGGAGAAATAAGCCTGAATAGAACAAACGATTTCAACTAGTCTGAGATTGAGGCATAGTTGACCGATAATGATTTAAGCTGCTACCTATGCTATCATTGGATTTGTTGTAAactttttttagaaaaaaaattcTGGGTTAGTTTATCTGCTTGGTGGTATTGTTTGTTGACATAATATTGGATTCACTTACTAGGAGAAGTAGTAACTCATGCttgaaagaagaaaaaagtgGGGAAAGCAAGAACCAATAGAAAAGGAGTAAACTTTTAGACAACAATTAACAAAGCAAGCTAGTTGATGTAGGCACCTACCGTTTAATTAAATGATTGGAATCCCTGATTTTTACTGTAGAATTAATTCACAGGAATCCAGGGACCGGGGAGTATAACAAGTTTTTTGGTGTAGGCACCTACCTGTGTGCTGGTTGTGGAACTCCCCTCTATAGGTCTGCAACAAAATTCAACTCACCCTGTGGCTGGCCTTCTTTTTATGAGGGTCTCCCCGGGGCCATAAATCGCAATGTGAGCTTCTCCTCAATTATATATGCTACTTCCCTATTCTTTTTTTACTTTCTAAATATTTTTAGATCGTTGTACCACAGCTCGTTTTCATTTTGCTCCTTTGATAACTCGAAAGCCTTAACCTCTTTGTTAGAAATGAGTGCTCTATCAACCTCATTTCTAATGCTAGAGTTGCTAAAATTACAAAGCGAAAAGCAAGAGTGCAAGAACTTTTCCTGTTTCCCTCTCCATTGCTTAATATCTCTCTTCATTAATGATTTTATTATCGGGCTCTTAGCATTTTTGAGTTGATTGCATGATTTTCAGCCCGACCCAGATGGGATGAGGATGGAGATAACTTGTGCTGCTTGTGGGGGTCATCTTGGTCATGTTTTTAAAGGTGAAGGGTTTCGTACCCCAACAAATGAGCGCCATTGTGTCAATAGTATATCCCTCAAGTTCAAACCACCAAATTCTTAAATCTTTTCTCTTGCACTTGTCTCGCAAAGATTGATGCTTTATTTTCTGCTAATGACAGTATTATATTTGGATACAAAAAACTCACCACCACTCTTTAATGTAGCGTCAAAGAACAACAATAATTTAGAACTTCTACTAGTTCAAGTAGTACAGTAATTTTCACAGAACTTAGGTGTTTGATTTACTAATATATTTCTTGGCATAAAAAACAACTCGGTATCAAAGTCAAGTACTTTATTTCTCTAACAATTGGCACTGCATTTAtaaatctatctatatctatactatattaaaagcacgaaggcccttagcgaaatgtcgtttgtCTTTTTTCCCCTTTAAAAATTAGTTtcacattagacaaaatagtcatttaattatttctcTTATTTTAGAATTTTAGAT contains:
- the LOC104105311 gene encoding uncharacterized protein isoform X1; translation: MDFQILKFSTFAPSKALIFNPRFQPKKVVHIHGLSNTQFRVVAMAGAGSVQKSEEEWRAILSPEQFRILRQKGTENPGTGEYNKFFGVGTYLCAGCGTPLYRSATKFNSPCGWPSFYEGLPGAINRNVSFSSIIYATSLFFFYFLNIFRSLYHSSFSFCSFDNSKALTSLLEMSALSTSFLMLELLKLQSEKQECKNFSCFPLHCLISLFINDFIIGLLAFLS
- the LOC104105311 gene encoding peptide methionine sulfoxide reductase B5-like isoform X2; protein product: MDFQILKFSTFAPSKALIFNPRFQPKKVVHIHGLSNTQFRVVAMAGAGSVQKSEEEWRAILSPEQFRILRQKGTENPGTGEYNKFFGVGTYLCAGCGTPLYRSATKFNSPCGWPSFYEGLPGAINRNPDPDGMRMEITCAACGGHLGHVFKGEGFRTPTNERHCVNSISLKFKPPNS
- the LOC104105311 gene encoding peptide methionine sulfoxide reductase B8-like isoform X3, coding for MDFQILKFSTFAPSKALIFNPRFQPKKVVHIHGLSNTQFRVVAMAGAGSVQKSEEEWRAILSPEQFRILRQKGTENPGTGEYNKFFGVGTYLCAGCGTPLYRSATKFNSPCGWPSFYEGLPGAINRNIYWNPTCIKEIYKDSKRSKNPAPARNHWRKYMTCTRK